The DNA window CCAAAAGCAATGCGACGACGAGTGAAACCGGTCTCCAATCCATCATGCCGCACGCTAAGGAGCGTGGATTTCGGGATCAACCTCCGAAGCTGCGCCCGGCCTCAGCCGAACAGGTAGAGCGACGCCTTGATGATGGCGGCGATGATCCCGACCACGCCGAAGACGATCGATGTCAGGCTGACGATCCCGCCCCTCTTGCTCGCCGAAAAGGAGATGAGCAGACCGATGATACCGAGGACGATCGCAGCGAGCGCGAGCAGCAGGCCGAAGGTCGCGCCTTGGAAGAAACTCCAGATGGCCGCGACGATGGCCAGCAGGGAGACGATGCTGAAGGATGCCTTGGGCTTCTCGCTCATGAGTCACCCTCGGGAGATTCGCGGCGCCGTCAAATGCCTCGGCGGCCACCGGTCACTCGACGACCGGCTTCGCGGGCTTGTCGGAGTCCTTCGATTGGAGCGGATACTGCGCCCCCGCCTTCTCGAGTGCCTTGGCCATCGCCTCGATCATCCGCTTGCGGACCTCGGGCTCCTTGTCGGCAAGGTTGTCCGACTCGGTGCGGTCCTTCGCCAGGTTGAAAAGCTCGCAACGTTTTCCGGCGGGCTTGTTGTAGTGGTAGATCAGCTTCCAGTCGCCGAGGCGGTAGGAGGTGAAATAGCTGCTGCGGTGATCGTGCGGGAAATGCATCAGGAACTCGGGCTCGCGCTCGAGCGAGCCGCCGCCGAGCGCCGGCTTGAGGTCGGCGCCATCGATCGGCTGCTTGTAGTCCACACCGGCGAGATCAAGCAGCGTCGGGAAAATGTCGGTGATGTTGCCGGCCTCGCGGCTCAGCGTTCCCGCGGCCACCGGCAGGCGCTTCTGCAACTCGCTCGACGGATCGGGCTTCGCCCAGCCCGCGATGAACGGAACGCGCATGCCGCCTTCGTAGTGCGTGCCCTTCTTGCCGCGCAGCGGCGCGGCGCAAGCGATCTCGTGGATGCCTCCGAGCGGCGCGTCGGTGCCGTTGTCTCCGAGGAAGATGACGAAGGTGTTTTCGGCGGCGCCGATCTCGTTGAGGTGATCGAGGATCTGTCCCACCGAAGTGTCCATGCTTTCGATCATCGTCGCGAAGGTCTTGGCCTGCCCCTTCACTTTGGCACCCTCGTAGTGGTCGATGTACTTCTTGTTCGGTTGGAACGGTGCGTGGACGGCGTAATAGGCCATGTAGGCAAAGAAGGGCTTGTCACCTTCGGCCGCTTCGGTGAGCGCCGAATTCATCTCCTCGGTGAGCGCCTCGGTCAGATAGATGTCCTTGCCGTGGTACTTCTTCAGATCGGGCACCGCGCGGCTCTTGTTGCCCTTGATCCAGCCGAAGCCGTCCTTGCCGTAGTAGCTGCCGGGCTGGCCCCACGAGCAGCCGCCGATGTTGACGTCGAAGCCGAAGTTGCTCGGAAACTCACCGTAGAGACCGATCGGGCCGAAGTGGGCCTTGCCGGCGTAGATCGTGTGATAGCCACCTTCCCTGAGCACGCCCGGAAGCGTCTGCTGGCCTTCGGTGATGCCCTCCCATTTCCAGTCGTGCGGTCCGAGCGCACCCCGGTTGTTTCCTTCCGAGCGGATCCACTGCGTCGTGTGGTGGCGCGCCGAGCTCTGCCCGGTCATGATCGAGATCCGGGTCGGCGAGCAGACGCTGTTGGCGTAAAAGGTCTCGAAGCGAATCCCGTTCTTCGCCAGCCGCTCCATCGACGGCGTGCGGTAGAACTTGTTGAGCGGGTGGACTTCCGGCTTGCCCTCGGTGTCGGCGAGGAAAGGCACCGAGCTGTCCATCAGCCCCATGTCATCGACAAGAAAAACCAGCAGGTTCGGCCGGTCGGCCGCAAGGGCCGGGAGAGAGAGGGCGAAGAGGAGCGGGATGAGGCGTCGCATGGGGCGGGAATTACGCCTCCCGCGCCCTCGGCCTGTCAACCGGCGAGGGCCTTCTCGATGGCCTCGGTCACTTCCTTGCTGTCCGGCTTCTGGCGCGGTTCGAAGCGGACCAGCGGCTTGCCATCCTTGCCGATCAGGAATTTGCCGAAGTTCCACTTCACGTCACCGGGGAACGCGCCGTCCTTGCCGGTGAGGGCGGTGTAGAGCGCGTGTTGCTCGTCGCCCTTCACGTGGATCTTCTCCATCAGCGGAAAGCTGACGTCGAACTTGGTCGTGCAGAACTTCTGGATCTCCTCAAGCGTCCCCGGTTCCTGGTTGCCGAAATCGTTGCAGGGGAAACCGATCACCACGAAACCCTTCTCCTTGTATTTGTCGTAGATCTCCTCGAGCGCGTCGTACTGCTTGGTCAGTCCGCACTTCGATGCGGTGTTCACCACAAGGACGACCTTGCCGTTGTAGTCGGACAGCGAAGTCTCCTTGCCGTCGATGGTCTTGAACGGGATCTTCGCCAGATCACCGGCGAAGGTCGGGGAGGCGAGCGTGACGGTGGCGGAGAAGAGCGACAGGAGATGTTTCATCGTCGCGAGCCTACTGCCATTCGGCGGATCCGCAAGCGGAGCGATGCGGCTGTCGGATTGCCGTCGGATGATTTCTGATCCAGGGTTCCGGCTGTGGCCGCGATTTCCCGTCCCATCGTGCTTGCCAGCGCCCTGATCGTGGTCGCGGGCGGGCTGGCGCTGCGTCCGCGTGGCGGGGAAACTGAGGAGGAGCCGGAGGTGCAGGCAGCCGGAGTCGCCAAGACCCACACCCGACCGGTGCTGGAGTCCCGCGGCGTCCGCGTCCGCGATCTTGTCCGGGCCGTACGGACCACCCCATTTGAGAAACGGGAGGCTTGGGCCGCTTCGTTGAGCGACGAAGAGCTCAGGCGGCTGAGCTTGGAGCTGCTCGATGAATTTGTCCGGGCGGATGAACCGGATACGACCGTCGTCCCGTGGCTGTGCGCTCTCTCGATCGAGTTTGGTGAAAGGGACTATGAGGGATTTGCCGCACTGATCGACGAGTGGAGTCTCTCGAATCCGGCAGGCGCAGCCGTGGTCCACCATGCGGGGCAGGCGGCTCTCGTCGGACTGGCGCGGCACAGTCCGGCGAAAGCCTTCGAATCACTGTCCGAGCCCTTCCGGACCAACGCCGATTTCATCTCACCGCTCGATGCCCAGACGATTCCCGGGATTCCTCTCATCCAGACCGGCACGGTGCGATGGTGGCCCAGCGGCTCGGCGACGGAGGCGATCTTCCGGGAGTGGGGAAAACAGGATCCGAAAGCCGCTCTCGCCGCCGTTAGCGGCGCAGGGTCCGGTGCTTACCGGGGACTGCTAGCGACGACTGGCGACCCCGGCATGATCGAACGGATCTTGGAACAACTGAAGAGCGATCCTTCGTCCTTGGGCTTCATGGCGGGAAGCACTTCCTTTGTGAATCTTTCCAACGTGCGAACCGGCGATGCCGCGATCGAACGCAACAGCATCGATGCGATTCTCAACAATCCCCACCGGTTCTCCATCCCCAGCTTGGCAACGTCGGTCGGCGGAGCTCTTGCGGGGGTTGCCGAGCATGATCCGCATCTCGCGTGGGACTTGGCGGAGTTTGACGAAGTCAATCGGGCAGCGCCGGAGCAAGCGCAGTCGCCGGTAGCTACATCGACCACCCGCGAGTCGCTGCTCTCCAATTGGACGGCAAGGGATCCGGAGGGAGCGATCCGGTTCCTGACGGACCTCGAACAAGGAAACCCGTCCGCGGTTGTTTCCGATCACTGGATCTCGACGGCCCGCGAACTGTTCAAGTCGGATCCTGTCAGGGCGTATCAATTGCTAGAGGATCGGGGTCTGGACGGCGACCCCATGGCATTCAATCAACTCCGGTACAAGCATTTCATGTCTTCACCTCAATCGACCTGGCCGCTCTTCGATGGGCTGCTACCGGCTCAGATCCCGGGGCACTCCGAATCCGAGATGATTCGTCTGGTCGGCCGATTGGCACTTGAGCCGGAACAGAAAGCCGCCTGGATCGATTACATCGAGAGCAGCGATCCATTCGCACCCCAGCCCGAGTTGCCTGCGATCGCCGAGTGATCGGGCCGGATCAGTAGTAGATCCGGCGTCCATAGGGACCCCAGCTTCCCCAGCCGTACGAGCCCCAGCCATAGGCGGCTTCCATCTGCATCTCGGCCGCTACCCGTTGGTCCTGGGCGATCTGCTGCTGCACGGCGAGCTTCTGGTACTGCTCGTGTTCCTTCGGGCCGCCGACATAAACGACTCCTTGATCCGGATCCTTGTAGCCGTAGAGCATCTTGCCATCGATCTCCTTGTTGTAGAGCTTGTAGGGCTCCATCTGGTCGTAGAGGGCCGTCTGCTTTTCGTTCTGCGGCTTCCGCGGTTGGAAACCGGACGCCGAAAGCAGGCGCTTGGTATTCGAGGATCCGACGCCCGCGCAGGAGGCGAGCAGGAAAGCGGCGAGGACGAGCAGGAGGGAGGTTTTCATAGCGTCCCCAACCTGTACGACTGCCGTTCCGGGATCAAGCAGGCGCTTCGGCTTCCGCCTTGGCGGCTTTGCGTTGCTTCAGGCTCTGGACGGTCTGGATCTTGTTGGCGGCATTGAAGGCCGCCACCTTGTAGCACTCGGCCAGCGTTGGGTAGTTGAAGACGGTATTGAGGAAGTAATCGAGCCCGCCACCGAGGCCGATGACCGCCTGGCCGATGTGGATCAGCTCGGTGGCACCTGAGCCGATGCAGTGGACTCCGAGCAGGGTGCCTTCGTCGCGGTGGAAGATCATTTTGAACATCCCGGAGTCGTCGCCGAGGATCTGGCCGCGGGCGATCTCCCGGAACCGCGCGATGCCGGTCTCGTAGGGCACCCGGGCGGCTGTCAGTTCCTCTTCGGTCTTGCCGACCATCGAGATCTCGGGGATCGCATAGATGCCGATCGGGAAATGAATGCCCATCGGTTGGGCCTCCTTGCCAAACATGTGACAGGCGGCGAGCCGTCCCTGCTCCGACGAGGTGGCGGCGAGTGCCGGGTAGCCGATGACGTCGCCGGCGGCATAGATATGCGACACCGAGGTCTGGTGGTCGTCATTCACCTTGAGGCGTCCGCGGTCGTCGGCCTCGAGGCCGGCTGCGGGCAGGTTCAGGGCGTCGGTGGCGCCCTGGCGGCCGACCGAGAACAGGATCATGTCGGCGACGACGTGCTTGCCGGACTCCAGTTCGATCAGGCCTTCGCGTTGGCCGCCGTGCTCGACGACTTCCATCGAAGAGACTCCATCGCCGCAGCGGAAGGTGACGTCCTGTTTGCGCATCTGGTGGACGAGTTCATCGACGATCTCGTGGTCGAGGAATTCGAGCGGCCGGGGCCGTTTGTCGATGATCGTGACCTGCACGCCGAGGGCGGCGAACATCGACGCATACTCGATCCCGATCACCCCGGCGCCGACGACGGCGACCTTGCGCGGGAGTTTCTCAAGTTGCAGCAGCGAGTCCGAAGTGACGACCACCTTGCCGTCGGCGGCGATGCCCCGCGGCTCGGCCGGGCGGGTGCCGACCGCGATTAGGATATTCGCTCCGCTGACCCGGCGTTTCGAGCTGATCCCGTCGACCACCAAGGTGTGCGGATCCTCGAACGATGCCCGGCCGCGGATCACCTCGATGTCATTCCGGGAGAGGGCGTCCTGGACCGTCTCGGACTCCTTGGCGACGACGTTGTCGACCTGGGCGATCAGCTGGTCCATCGACGGACGGGCCTTGCGCGCCGTTGGGGTGCCGTGGTCGATCCCGGGATCGGCATACAGCCTCCGGACCGCCTCGCGGAAGGTCTTCGAGGGGATGGTGCCGGTCTCGATACAGACGCCGCCGATGCAGGTCTGCTTCTCGATAATCGCGACACGTTTGCCGAGTTTGGAGGCCTGGACGGCGGCGCGTTGTCCGGCGGGACCGGAGCCGATGCAGATGAGGTCGAAGTCGTACATGGGTTGGGTGGAGGGGCCGTGAAGTCTGGGGATTCCTTGATTAGGAGCAGCTTGCAGGCCATTCGGCTTCTCTGGCGCGTCAGGCGCCGCGAGGGCTTGGAAACCAAGGGAGGTTCGCCATGATGAGGCCGTGAAGCCCGTAATGATTGCCCTCGCCACTGCCCTTGGCGCCCTTTCCGCCTGCGCCGCGCCACCGAATTTCGTCTTCATCGTCGCCGACGACCTCGGCTACGCCGATGTCGGGGTCCACGGCTGCAAGGACATCCCGACGCCCCACATCGACTCGATCGCCAGCAGCGGTGTTCGTTTCAGCAACGGCTACTCGAACCATCCGTTCTGCTCGCCGATGAGGGCAGGTTTCCTGACCGGCCGGTATCAGCACCGGTTCGGCTACGAGACGAACGTGCCCTACGACATGGAGAACCCGAATCTCGGATTGCCCAACGATGTCGTGACCATCCCCGAGCGGTTGAAGAAGGCGGGCTACACGACGGCGGTGGTCGGCAAGTGGCACCTCGGCGCGCATCCGAGCAAGCATCCGAACAAGCGGGGTTTCGATTACTTCTTCGGCTTCCTCGGTGGCGGTCATGACTATTTCACCAGTGACCTTTCCCAGAGCCAGCACGAGGGTTACAAGGCACCGCTGATGCGGAATGGCGCACCCCTCGGTGTGGAGGGCTACCTGACGACCCAGCTTTCGGAAGAGGCGGCGAAGTGGATCGGCGAAAACAAGGACAAGCCCTTCTACCTCTACCTCGCCTACAACGCCCCGCACACGCCGATGCAGGCGCCGGAAGAGAAGCTCAAGCAGTTCGCGTCGATCAAGAACAAGAAGCGCCGCACCTACGCCGGGATGGTGAGCGCGATGGATGACGGCATCGGCATGGTGCTCAAGGCACTCGACGATGCCGGCGTGCGCGACAACACGGTGGTTGCCTTCCTTTCCGACAACGGCGGACCCGAGCCGCACAACGCATCGGACAACGGACCGCTGCGAGGTACGAAGGGTACCGTATTCGAGGGTGGCATCCGCGTGCCCTACCTCGTCTCGTGGCCGGCGAAGTTGCCGAAGGGCCTCGTTTTCGAACAACCGGTGATCGCACTCGACCTTCCGGTGACGGCCTTGAATCTCGCCGGAGCACCGACCGATGGCCCGCTTGATGGTGTGGATCTGATGCCGTGGCTGACGGAAGGCGGTGATCCTGCCGGTCCACCGCACAAGGCGCTCTTCTGGCGGATGGGGAACAATGGACGAAAGGACTTCGCGATCCGGCAGGGGAACCTCAAGTTCCTCCGACAGGATGACCTGACCGCCGTCTTCGACCTGTCGACCGATATCGGCGAGCAGTCGCCCATCGAAAAAAAGTCAGCGGGTCTGATGGCGGCATGGGAAAAGTGGAACGCGCCCAACAAGCGGCCGGCTTTCCATGGATTCGGAACCTACCACCAGAAGCGGAAGGCCTTCTACCAGCAGCTCGAGGACGAACCCGCCGATTCGCCGCGCTGAAACGGATTTTGCTTTGCATGACAAAGCCGAGAAGTGCACCCTTCCCGGGATGATCGGGAAGCGGCTGCTATTGCTGGGTTCGGCGTCCGTCTGCGTCGCTGTGGCGGGCGTGCTGGCTTTGGGCCATCGGCAGGGTGAAAGCCGAGCCGCCGAAGCGCGGCATGAAGGTTTGCGCGAAGCTCGGAACGACCGGTGGGATCGGCCGGTCGGTGACGTGGACATCTCCGAGAGGCGGATGGAGCGGACACTCCGGGGTGCCCACCCCGGGGAAGGTTCCCTGGCATCAAAGTCGGCAAGGCCCTTCGAGGTAACGGTTGGTGGCAATGTTCGGACACCGGGACCGGTGGAGATTCGCCCGGGTCAGGTCATTGGCGAAGCGATCGCGGCTGCGGGAGGAGCGAATGAGTTTGGTGCGATCCAGCGGGTCAGGCTGTATCGGGCGGGGAAGGTCTACGAGTATGACCTCAGCCAAGAGGCGCCACCTGCGATTTTTCTGCAGCCGGAGGATGTCATCAAAGTGCCGCAGAAGATGGTACTCGGGCGCTGACGACCGACTCGTCAGGGAGCGACTCGGGGTTCGCGGCGTTTCTTTCCGCGCCACAGCCGCCAAAAGACCCGCAGGCTGAGTACGCCGAGGAGAAACTCGGTGCCGAGAACGGCCCAGACCACCCACGGGACCGGTGCCGGTGGGGTGCGGGCCGTCGATGAGAGCGACAGTTGGTGGAGCATGACGATCTCCGGGAAATGGGGAGCGTGGAACGGGTCGCCGACCGCCGCCGGAACGAGCAGCCGACCGCCGGGCAGGGGCAGCGAGGTCGTGATCAGCTCGGCGCCGAGTTTCCCCGCACGTTCGTGGTCGCCGTGTAGCCGTGCCGCACCGAGCCCGAGTCCGGTCGCGCTGGTCCCGAAGCCTCCGATGACCGGTCCCGAGTCGGGATCGAAGTAGGTCTCTTCCTTGCCTCCGATGGTCGCGGGCCGGGGAAACTCCCGCCAGCCGGCACACCAGTCGTTTTCCTGCCAGAAGCCGGACGCGTAGTTGGCATAGAGCCGGTCCGCGATGTCCGGATCGACGCTGCGGATGAACGAGAAGAAGAAGCCGTTCGTGCAGCCGCGGCTGGGTGCGAGCGGCCTGCCGGTGTCATCGACCGCCATGTAGGGTGGCAGCGGTCCGCCGAAGGTGCCGACCAGCCGGTCCATCGCGGCCTTCGCCCATTCCTTCCGGTCGGAGCCGAGGGCGATGCCGGCATGGCGGATCATCGCGGTCGCCACACCGACGTCCGCCGGGAAGCACTGGTCGGGGTAGTCGTCGACGAGCCCGACGGGCGAGCGGTCGATGTCGGTCGCCAGATCGTCCACCAGCGTCCGGAGCAAGGGCAGGTGATCGTCCTTGCCGGTCAGGTTGTGGTGGGCGGTCAGTGAACCGATCATCAGCATCCGGTAGAAGCAGTTCGGGTCCTGCAAGTAATCGTCGCCCCAGTAGGTCTTCACCCAGTGGGCGTGGCCTTCGTCCAGCATGATACGGACGCTCGCCTCGATCGCCGCGGCGCCATACTCGGTTGGTGGATGGGCCGACAGCGACGGATCATTCTCCCACTGGTGCTGCAGGTTCTCCGTCGCCAGCAGGTAGAAGAAGGCTCCGTAGACCGGCCATTCCGTGGCGGTGATCTGGGAAACGTCGAGGGTCTCGGCCGCTCCCGACGCGATCCGCGCATCGACGTAGGAGGGGATCCGTTTCGACAGGGATCGGTGCAGGGTGAAGGCGAAGCGGCTGGAACTCGCGGATCTCAGCCCCGGGTCACCGAACAGATGCCACGCACTGGTGGCACATGGCACCAGTGCAAGTGCAGGTAGAAGAATACACAGGGCGAAGAATCGTCGGATGGCGCGCCGCATGACGAAGGGATCAAGGACCTGCCGGTACGCCCGGGGTGTGAAGGGCGTGTGAAAACCCGGAGAGCCTCGGCTGGATCAACGTTCCGGACTCGGGGGCTCGGGAGTGGCCGGTTTGCTCGCTCTCTTCTCCTCAAACTCGACGAGCCGCTCAATTGAGACCTCCTCTGCTGCCTCCGAGAAACGTTTCTGCTGGGCCTCACGCATGGCCTCCGCTTTCCACTTCACTTTCAACTCAGGTGCCATCTCCTCGAAGGGGCGCTTGCCCGGCTTGCCGACCTCTGAGACGCGGATCAGCCAAGCGGAATCTCCGATCACCTCGATCTTGCTCAATGCCGGACCGGTCTGCCCGGTGGCCCATTCGACGAGCTCTTCGGGGAGGATCAGATGAGGTTGCCCGCGTGTCACCCGACCCAACGAACCGCCTTGGTAGCGCGTGTCCGCATCATCCGAGAATTTCACAGCGAGGGCACCGAAGCCGCGCTGCTTCTCAGGGTCCGCCAGTCCCAGCCACTCTTCGCGGGCCGTTTCGAGATTCGCGACCGCGGCTTCACGGTCGGAAGTGATGCGCTGGCGGAGCACCGCTGTCACGGCCCATGCGGCGCCCGCAGAGGGCAGCGCCTCCCATGCGGCTTTCAAGTCGGCTTCCGTCGGCTCGGGATCCGGGGCCGACTCGAGGTAGCGGCTGGCGAGCATCCGGCGCTGTGCAGCTCGGACGGACGGCTCGTCATCGAGCTTTTCCCGCCGTGCCATCGCGGCGAACAGCTCGTCCTCGATGAGCATCTCAAGGGCGGACGATTTGTCGATCGCTCGTCCGGATTCGATCGCGAAATCGATGTCGGACTCAAGGATCCAGCGGTCACCGACCTTGGCGACCGCGTCCGGCGGTGCGGTCTTTTCGGACGGTGCCGGGGGAGTTGGGTCGCAGGAGCTGAGGAGCACCGCGATGGCCAGCACCGGAGGGATCCAACCGCAGGACTTCATCGTTTCCGGCGGAGAAGGGAGATGGCCGCGATGGCGGTCAGCATCGCGACGCCGGGCTCGGGGACGATTTCGAGACTGAACGAGTAGGGAGTGTCGACCGACGAACTCCAACCCGTTCCAGCGGTTCCGCTCTCCGCCACCCGGTCGCCGACCGAGTAGTCGTGCTCGTCGTCGATGGTGGGTCCGGTGGCCGTGGCGAAGCGCCAGTAGTAAAGTCCGGTGGCCAGGGCTTGGTCGAAGTCCGGCGCGGTCACGCCGAACACGATCCATGCCCGCTCACCCTCGACGCTGGGAAGATGACCCAAGGGCAGGATTTCCGGGTCGGGCAAAACAGTCACGAGCGAGTCGACACCAGTCGGCAACGAGTCAAAGGGGCTCGTGTCGTAAACCGCGAGCACCTTCGACAGATCGGGGGCGAGCCCGGTTTCGCCGACGATCATGATCGTCGTGTTCGCATTGGGGACCAGCTTCTGGATCCGCATGGTCAGACCACCCGCGAACACTTCCGGATCGGCCGCGGCGCCGGCCTGGATCGAGGTCCCCAGCCACTGGTTGTAGCTTGCCGTGGCGTTCGAGGTCGACGTCGGCAGGTCGAGCGAGCTGACCGCCGCCTGCAGCGGCAGCCACAGTGCGACCGCGATGATTGTCAGGATCCGCGCCACGCCCGTCACTTAGTCGGCATATTGGGCCTCGATCTGATAGAAGCAAGCGTTCTCACCCGCTTCGACCGGCAGGCTCACGGTGACCCGTTCCATGCCGTCGGAGAGGATCTCGCTGGCCACCTCTCGAATCTCCGCTTCCGGCGCGTCCGACCATTGCTTGAGGTCGGTCGAGACACGGATCGCGTAGCGGATTTCCGGAGCCGACGGCCAACGTTTCCACGTCAGTTGGATGCGTCCGTCGGTCGGTTTGCCGAGGCGGGTCGGCTCGATGTGGTCGAAGACATTCGGATTTCCGCCGAAGGCGAACTCACCGAGCAAGTCGCGGCCGTCGCCATCGCCGTCCGAACCGAGCGGCGTCGATTCCTCGATGGTGTGAGCCGTGCGCCACTCGTCGAGGGTCTTGGGCCGCTCGAGAATCAGGACGGTCCCCTGCGGGGTCTCGCCGAAGAGGTAGGCGGAGTCGGCAAGGACACTGATCCGGACATCTTCGGCACCGTAGCGGAGGTTCGCGATCGGAAGCGGTTCGACGTCGAGCACGATGACCTCCTGATAGGGCGAGAAGGTCACGGTCGCCGGCAGCTTCTTGTAGTCGAAGTTGGCCAGGGCCTTTCCGGAGGTCCCGAGCTTGGCGGTCAGCGAGGTGCTCATAGGCCCGCTGCGGCGGACGAGGATCTGGGCCGGCATGCCGAAATCGCTGTAGGCGATCCTTTCGGTCACCTCGATCCACACGCGGCTCGGGAGGTCGAGAAGCGGCACGCTGAGGGTGCGGTGGCCTTCGGCGATGGACCAACCTTCGGCGGTCGTGAGCTCGAGTTGGATGGTCTCGGTCGGCTCCTTGATGTCGTCGGCCAGCGGAACAATCTCGAAGTCGATTTCCTTCACACCTGCCGCGAAGTGAGCGGTGGATGCCAAGGAAAGGAAGTCCAGCCCCATGGTTGCGGTGCCGCTCCAGGTGAGAGGCACGTCGAGCGGAGCACTGGCATCGCCGCGACGCCGGACCGTGATGGTCGCGGTGGTCAGGTTCTCCTCGGAAGCCGCACCGGAGAGGGTGAGGAACAGGGTGGTTTCAGGAACGATGTCGCCGGTGACCAGAAGACCGAGGTCCCAGAGGTCGGCCGGGTCCTGAGGGAATTCGGCTCCGGTGAGATCGACGATCAGGTCGGGCGTGCTGCCGCCATCGCCGCTGAAGTCGACCCAGAGGGCATCGCCGACTCGGGAAACGTGATCGCGAAGGAAGGTCGGAGTGGTCGGGGAGAAGCACCCCGTCAGGTCGATCACGTCGCGCTCCTCGACCGAGAAGTCGAGCATCTCGACCGTGCCGGTCGCGTTCGCCAGCAGCAGCCGGTCGGCACCCTCGTTGCCGCGCACGCGGTCGCCATTGCCGACGACCATCAGGTCGTCGTGCGGTGATCCGGCCACCTCGTCCGCGCCGGAGGACGCGATGAAGATCCGGGCCTCGTCGCGGTCACCACCGGGAGTGCGCAGAGTGGCACCACCCGTGAGGCGGGAAGCATCGTGAACGGTGGGCAGGGAAGCGGGTTGGGATTCCGCCGCGAGCCCCCAACCGAGCCACATCGCTTCAGCATCGCCCGCGACGATACGCAGGTCTGCAACCGCCGGTTCGTGCGACGGCGTTTCGTCGCGGACCGTGAGTGGGACAATCCATTCGCCTTCCGCGCTGCCCGAGTGGCGGATGACGACGTCGCCCGCGTCGAGGTCGGCCTGGGTGAAAGTGGTGAGCGCATCCGTGCTACCGGCACGGGTGATGGTCAGGCCGGCCGGGAGGGTGCCCGGCACGAAGGTCAGCGCTGACGGCGCTGAGTCGCGGTCGATGGTGCGCACCACCAGGGCGGCCGCACCGCCGGGTTCGAGGTTGGCCAGAACCTCGGAAGGAAGCTTCGGCTCCTGGTCGGGGCCGGTCGGGTCGCTGCCCGCCGCGTATTCCTCAAGATTGGTGGCGCCATCGCCATCGGGATCGGCATCCGCATCCGCGAGGAATGGGTCGGTGCCGTTCTCCTCCTCCCACCAGTCGGGAAGGCCGTCGCCGTCGCTGTCGGGAAGGGAGCCTTCGACGATCAGATCGAGGCGCTGG is part of the Haloferula helveola genome and encodes:
- a CDS encoding Calx-beta domain-containing protein, which codes for MKTWILPTLIATLATLTARGAMPEPDIVFYGRVLHLGGGAEYVLTSGEIVWTVTPDEASGGEVQTVRGNLAPLKNGTMSYVLRIPQHLAVEGTMPGVLAGLRLPSGTPSLPFRNTTISVEGLPTRLADPSTSTFELSTEDHGDFQRLDLIVEGSLPDSDGDGLPDWWEEENGTDPFLADADADPDGDGATNLEEYAAGSDPTGPDQEPKLPSEVLANLEPGGAAALVVRTIDRDSAPSALTFVPGTLPAGLTITRAGSTDALTTFTQADLDAGDVVIRHSGSAEGEWIVPLTVRDETPSHEPAVADLRIVAGDAEAMWLGWGLAAESQPASLPTVHDASRLTGGATLRTPGGDRDEARIFIASSGADEVAGSPHDDLMVVGNGDRVRGNEGADRLLLANATGTVEMLDFSVEERDVIDLTGCFSPTTPTFLRDHVSRVGDALWVDFSGDGGSTPDLIVDLTGAEFPQDPADLWDLGLLVTGDIVPETTLFLTLSGAASEENLTTATITVRRRGDASAPLDVPLTWSGTATMGLDFLSLASTAHFAAGVKEIDFEIVPLADDIKEPTETIQLELTTAEGWSIAEGHRTLSVPLLDLPSRVWIEVTERIAYSDFGMPAQILVRRSGPMSTSLTAKLGTSGKALANFDYKKLPATVTFSPYQEVIVLDVEPLPIANLRYGAEDVRISVLADSAYLFGETPQGTVLILERPKTLDEWRTAHTIEESTPLGSDGDGDGRDLLGEFAFGGNPNVFDHIEPTRLGKPTDGRIQLTWKRWPSAPEIRYAIRVSTDLKQWSDAPEAEIREVASEILSDGMERVTVSLPVEAGENACFYQIEAQYAD